A part of Melittangium boletus DSM 14713 genomic DNA contains:
- a CDS encoding AHH domain-containing protein, which yields MRLLRITALLLLTSACATTRVVTLDTGQRAPIIYRPGESAPVTIGEQEFKSAVAQLILDMDLKVVHEASEPFDSRSLLASARGIVDGARGQKASAASARHCQRRGNPAMCSSLFAGEFTLGVMERRMMALSFALDTVWEGVEEVVKDLANPEALRAMVVSIIGTSLVMLVAPEPITKFIAMGLTASLIAYLGVGPVWNLGQGFLRLMAESKNARGFAELEASGHRFGKVLGGNGARILVLVAMTAIGGKSAMAAQGPKLPGAAQAAMRARVEGGFELSGVLAGQVRSISLPAAGVLNVALAPTAVATVAMGTGGVIQGDPDGDIHHICTDKNEVSDASGGPWTPLFEPYFNRAQMKLSDVANQVRIKGHKGPHPREYHQAVLKRIEQKMEDCKGATECRAVLIETLAQIARELTTAGTELRKLVTRNPNA from the coding sequence ATGAGACTTCTCAGAATCACCGCGCTGCTGTTGCTGACCTCGGCATGCGCGACGACGCGGGTCGTGACGCTGGACACCGGACAGCGAGCGCCCATCATCTACCGGCCTGGCGAGTCCGCACCCGTCACCATCGGTGAGCAGGAGTTCAAGAGCGCGGTCGCCCAGCTCATCCTCGACATGGATTTGAAGGTTGTGCACGAGGCGTCTGAGCCATTCGACTCGCGCTCATTGCTCGCCTCGGCCAGGGGGATTGTCGACGGAGCCCGAGGTCAGAAGGCCAGTGCTGCCTCCGCGAGGCACTGCCAGCGGCGAGGAAACCCCGCCATGTGCTCGAGCCTGTTCGCGGGTGAGTTCACCCTGGGAGTGATGGAGCGGCGCATGATGGCGCTCTCCTTCGCACTGGATACGGTCTGGGAAGGGGTGGAGGAGGTGGTGAAGGACCTCGCCAATCCCGAGGCACTGCGCGCGATGGTGGTGTCCATCATCGGGACGTCACTCGTGATGCTGGTCGCACCCGAGCCCATCACGAAGTTCATCGCGATGGGACTGACGGCGTCGCTGATTGCATACTTGGGTGTGGGACCGGTGTGGAACCTCGGGCAAGGATTCCTGCGGCTCATGGCGGAGTCGAAGAACGCTCGCGGCTTCGCGGAGCTGGAGGCATCCGGGCACCGATTCGGAAAGGTGCTCGGAGGCAATGGGGCACGCATCCTGGTACTCGTGGCGATGACGGCCATTGGTGGAAAGAGCGCCATGGCCGCACAGGGGCCAAAGCTGCCCGGCGCCGCCCAGGCCGCCATGCGGGCGAGGGTCGAGGGAGGATTCGAGCTGTCAGGAGTCCTGGCGGGACAGGTGAGGTCGATCTCACTTCCAGCGGCGGGGGTGTTGAATGTCGCCCTTGCGCCCACGGCCGTGGCGACGGTCGCGATGGGGACGGGTGGTGTTATCCAGGGAGACCCGGACGGAGACATCCACCATATCTGTACCGACAAGAACGAGGTTTCCGATGCATCAGGAGGCCCCTGGACCCCACTGTTCGAGCCCTATTTCAATCGGGCTCAGATGAAGCTGAGCGATGTCGCGAATCAGGTGCGCATCAAAGGGCACAAAGGGCCACACCCCCGTGAATACCATCAGGCAGTCCTTAAACGCATCGAGCAGAAGATGGAGGACTGCAAGGGGGCGACTGAGTGCCGAGCCGTGCTGATCGAAACGTTGGCACAGATCGCAAGGGAGTTGACGACTGCGGGAACCGAGTTGCGGAAACTTGTCACGAGGAATCCGAATGCCTGA
- a CDS encoding imm11 family protein, with translation MPDATSMRYFNLKIDVYVPGRWYMAAPTMPNGQQLDDLWVFTRGEPIEAPARLRVPLHRPGKPLDFTTAGMGSTPILSERAAAVFREMASHDTQLFPVDVEGQTEPYQLLVVARTVRCIDDAACTEARYFTPEDGRPERVGEYQVVSGLRIDKSKVGDARVFKAWGWHPALIVDEKIKSALERTGIVGGYFDEV, from the coding sequence ATGCCTGATGCCACGAGCATGCGTTACTTCAATCTGAAAATAGATGTCTATGTTCCAGGTCGATGGTACATGGCCGCGCCCACGATGCCCAACGGGCAGCAACTGGACGATCTCTGGGTATTTACCCGCGGCGAACCCATAGAGGCGCCCGCTCGACTACGCGTTCCACTCCATCGTCCTGGAAAACCGCTGGACTTTACGACAGCGGGAATGGGCTCGACGCCAATATTGAGTGAACGAGCAGCGGCCGTATTTCGGGAGATGGCCTCTCACGACACTCAACTCTTCCCCGTTGACGTAGAGGGGCAGACCGAGCCCTATCAACTCCTTGTCGTGGCACGGACGGTTCGCTGCATCGATGACGCGGCCTGCACGGAAGCTCGGTACTTCACTCCGGAGGACGGAAGACCGGAGCGAGTGGGTGAATACCAAGTCGTTTCGGGTCTGCGTATTGATAAGTCCAAGGTTGGAGATGCCCGTGTCTTTAAAGCCTGGGGTTGGCATCCTGCGCTTATCGTTGACGAGAAGATCAAGTCCGCACTGGAACGAACTGGCATTGTAGGCGGATACTTTGATGAAGTGTGA
- a CDS encoding AHH domain-containing protein — MRVFGLAALLLLASACATTRVVNLDTGQRDTIVYRPGESEPITIDEREFKSAVARLVLDMNLKVVLDESAQVGPRSLLASAGGIVDGVQGRKETASSSRYCQRQSDPSTCLSLFAGEFTLGPMERRMMALSFALDTVWEGVEDVVKDLANPEALRAMVVSIIGTSLVMLVAPEPITKFIAMGLTASLIAYLGVGPVWNLGQGFLRLMAESKNARDFAQLEESGHRFGKVLGGNGARVLVLVAMTAIGGKSAMATQGPKLPGAAQAAMRARVEGEFELSGVLAGQVRSISLPSAGVLNVALAPTAVAAVAMGTGGVIQGDPDGDIHHICTDKNEVSDASGGPWTPLFETFFEQAGMKLSDVANQVRIKGHKGPHPREYHEEVYSRIEQATLGCRSAAECRRALVDVLTKIARELTTTGTKLRKIITRNPDA, encoded by the coding sequence ATGAGGGTCTTCGGACTCGCCGCGTTGCTGCTGCTGGCGTCGGCATGCGCGACGACGCGGGTCGTGAATCTGGATACCGGGCAACGGGACACGATTGTCTACCGGCCTGGCGAGTCCGAGCCGATCACGATCGACGAACGGGAGTTCAAGAGCGCCGTCGCGCGGCTCGTGCTCGACATGAATTTGAAAGTCGTGCTCGACGAGTCTGCTCAAGTGGGCCCGCGCTCGTTGCTCGCCTCGGCCGGGGGAATCGTCGACGGAGTGCAAGGCCGGAAGGAGACCGCTTCATCCTCACGGTACTGCCAGCGGCAGAGCGATCCCTCCACGTGCCTGAGTCTGTTCGCGGGTGAGTTCACCCTGGGACCGATGGAGCGGCGCATGATGGCGCTCTCCTTCGCACTGGATACGGTCTGGGAAGGGGTGGAGGACGTGGTGAAGGACCTCGCCAATCCCGAGGCGCTTCGAGCGATGGTGGTGTCCATCATCGGGACGTCGCTCGTCATGCTGGTCGCGCCCGAGCCCATCACGAAGTTCATCGCCATGGGCCTGACGGCCTCGCTGATCGCCTACCTGGGCGTGGGGCCGGTATGGAACCTCGGGCAAGGATTCCTGCGGCTCATGGCGGAGTCGAAAAACGCTCGCGACTTCGCGCAGCTGGAGGAATCCGGGCACCGGTTCGGAAAAGTGCTCGGAGGCAATGGGGCGCGGGTCCTGGTGCTCGTGGCGATGACGGCCATTGGTGGAAAGAGCGCCATGGCCACACAGGGGCCAAAGCTGCCCGGCGCCGCCCAGGCCGCCATGCGGGCGAGGGTCGAGGGAGAATTCGAGCTGTCAGGAGTCCTGGCGGGGCAGGTGAGGTCGATCTCACTGCCCTCGGCGGGAGTGCTGAACGTCGCGCTGGCGCCCACGGCCGTAGCGGCGGTCGCGATGGGGACGGGTGGCGTCATCCAGGGAGACCCGGACGGAGACATCCACCACATCTGCACCGACAAGAACGAGGTCTCCGATGCCTCGGGAGGACCCTGGACGCCCCTATTCGAGACATTCTTCGAACAAGCTGGGATGAAGCTCAGCGACGTCGCGAATCAGGTGCGAATCAAGGGGCACAAGGGACCGCACCCTCGCGAGTACCACGAAGAGGTCTATAGTCGGATTGAACAGGCCACGCTTGGATGTCGGAGCGCCGCTGAATGTCGGCGAGCACTGGTCGATGTGTTGACCAAAATCGCGCGTGAGTTGACGACTACTGGGACCAAGTTGAGAAAAATAATCACAAGGAATCCAGATGCCTGA